A stretch of Besnoitia besnoiti strain Bb-Ger1 chromosome V, whole genome shotgun sequence DNA encodes these proteins:
- a CDS encoding hypothetical protein (encoded by transcript BESB_061770), translated as MAAIPQFSRYPSPPALPALWLPLLLLCGVGALLSGATFFFLKGFFLSRIQLEQFSSPEVLPFPPLFAHLHPAHAPAERPDAERASWETPRQEEENPQRTPNAHTPSRNASSSSSSLSSSSSSSPGSASSGSSGWVSVYPYEHLVLLLVDALRFDFAFWDPGKKPPTLPPRLEASPRFSLSPANPDLHTKGAQHGPSSSSASSFSSLAEPQSSSSAAWAVPRDLRFFSRFFGESSLPAGVGGEDGKNAEGVEAAEGAEAAEAPAHHNNMEALHFLLSHDRKLDSRSPFSSRLFVFEADAPTATTQRLKALASGTLPTFFEVCVGPKVFRKAQRAPSSRAGIACILRASTRREHTFDLSASALGSPFRETQKNSAVSIEVRESFASSRVTEDNLLLQLRNQRRASVALGDDTWESLFGHLLTETRCFPSFDIHDIHTVDDGVLRHLGTYLPVHHTLGRPAQALKSANTEKRRRRLHLFLLPLHLPLLPFLLPLLLRPLLRLLLRPLLRLLLRPLLRLLLASSSSSSPPSSSSSSPPSSSSSSPPSSSSSSPPSSSSSSPPSSSSSSPPSSSSSSPPSSSSSSPPSSSSSSPPSSSSSSPPSSSSSSPPSSSSSSPPSSSSSSPPSSSSSSPPSSSSSSPPSSSSSSPPSSSSSSPPSSSSSSPPSSSSSALSSARSPWSFVAAHFLGVDHVGHKAEVRSPLMSAKLRQMDRVLLNVSAHLLQAQRAAAAASSERGGGADAESTVSSSQSLSAADRTLVMMIGDHGMTDDGAHGGPLSEEVDAALFAFSLLPFSFSSADVESLLGASLPLFASPAPRYMRHHSGFAPDSPPSSASPPSSPPSSSSSSSPSPSASSPSSRSSYSVSSSPIWPRRIRQVDWTSTVALLLGLPIPFSSLGALIPDIVPSLSSFVPACAAAATMPSPSPPPSSALAFRCSDLLYVAQLHHVVAWAQRRAIDAYAEAAGCASVVEAQDVRRAWQRLAVLFDRLQALVARLPQAFRARLSMTPAEDAEAAASQRASEDEEDGLAADEKKGAETATPPREPSSPLSPNEGCPTLSSSSAPPSAGDFASLEALLEEIASVAASYTAACAAFSRAVFAASKLQFSTFDEASIFLGVALCAGAVLLLLALMRLAPRRRSCAEAEVARPSARLTPPALGETAPLGGARFHSPAEQAGEAACAAEPPKSAATCDFNADTDTEEKETQEGDSTPEEAQTASLPPAARPQALRRQEFGGASPVIRAEPQFFSPTGPFTICFILSRKAADAFGSFAVGPLLAIFLFSDCYCMREHAAVRFLLCLSVLFVFASLCFLAQTHAGERVGERRRRAACERETAKRRNSVSQKGAASAKGQADEARSEVADANQARNLRGAAESRHAHDAEKDAEIEEAERWAERKEERKATRAALVRALLLLVLLRTDALCDPVEALPGEQAAPVILDSPLLSSFLLFLVFAFLAPPRLRTPCDNSAASPCGRPPYSSTRPSSSSFLSSLAFGARGTPAASAAGFPRASTSCFRRRVARVLESPFALPAVLRDVLLPWGLYAQYALLSMYFVAQLLVASAQFTPPSLSPSPAAAAPSLLSSLSSAVSHAFYFSELPFFLSSTHLLPKVLSPVFAIPALVVSLFRCTYTALEAGATWLGVAGGLATGSAGVSLLDRALSGGLDLGRLAFTAEGNLRLLYALHAGPCLESLQPTAQTLLLVLPRCVFFLSLFTSVFAIAGALSAVGAASVRGGNETGNKRKRGAFEVGECGCPACAAAQLASAVVVGCTYTLICALLPAFVALLGNSRMFPLFLALAEAALLLDLLVTDFRPVPPKRARVSGEAAPPLSISFSPSSPFSFAFLASSPPPSGDLSAPLLAGGQRSRAACAPSGASPASSPAASSSAASLVPEGLAAASLVLLAFHVFSLTGHRMTFNDIPVDAAFVGLSSFHATLSIVLTFLHVFFPFLLLPLLLALVLFLRTVPRLGSNVACSAPRGAHADSVERGGGGSAAGTCPESRGGERQTASRAAVSREDPAAEAPACAAAIERLFTPARVFVGVLVFAAVRHACSMLSLFALRRHLMVWSVFAPKFLYDIQGLFTVHLLFSLCVAFCIFIVRVCLHASHVEASARQARLAK; from the exons ATGGCTGCCATCCCCCAGTTCTCAAGATATCCGTCGCCCCCCGCTCTCCCAGCGCtctggctgccgctgctccttctctgcggcgtcggcgcgttGCTCAGCGGAGCCACGTTCTTCTTCCTGAAGGGgtttttcctctcgcgcATCCAGCTGGAACAGTTTTCTTCCCCCGAAGTTCTCCCCTTCCCTCCGCTCTTTGCTCACCTCCACCCTGcacacgcgccggcggagcgacccgacgcagagcgcgcctCGTGGGAAACGCCGCGccaagaggaagaaaacccGCAGCGAACCCCAAATGCACACACTCCATCTCGAAATGCCTCCTCTAGTTCTTCGTCTctttcgtcgtcctcttcttcatctcctGGATCTGCTTCCTCGGGTTCCTCGGGTTGGGTGTCAGTCTATCCGTACGAGCATCTCGTGCTGCTCCTCGTGGACGCTCTTCGCTTCGATTTCGCTTTCTGGGATCCTGGCAAGAAACCGccgacgctgccgccgcgcttggaagcctcgccgcgcttttcgctctctccagCGAACCCCGACCTCCACACCAAAGGGGCTCAACATgggccttcttcttcctctgcttcgtcttttAGCTCTCTGGCGGAGCCTcagtcctcctcctcggcggcctgGGCGGTGCCTCGCGATCTGCGTTTCTTttcgcgcttcttcggcgaGAGCTCGTTGCCGGCGGGGGTCGGCGGCGAAGATGGCAAAAACGCAGAGGGCgtagaggccgcggagggcgcagaggccgcggaggcgcccgcgcaccACAACAACATGGAGGCGCTTCACTTTTTGCTTTCCCACGACAGGAAGCTCGAttcgcgctcgcccttctcgtCGCGGCTCTTCGTCTTTGAGGCCGACGCCCCAACCGCAACCACGCAGCGACTCAAGGCCCTTGCGTCCGGGACTCTTCCAACGTTCTTCGAGGTGTGTGTCGGCCCCAAAGTCTTTCGAAAAGCCCAAAGAGCGCCCAGCTCTCGCGCGGGGATTGCTTGTATTCTCCGTGCCTCGACTCGCCGCGAGCATACCTTCGATTTGAGTGCTTCTGCGCTCGGCAGTCCTTTTCGTGAGACTCAGAAGAACTCCGCTGTCTCTATCGAG GTTCGCGAgtcgttcgcctcctcgcgcgtgaCGGAGGACaacctgctgctgcagctgcgcaatCAAAGACGCGCATCCGTCGCCCTCG GCGACGATACCTGGGAGAGTCTGTTTGGCCATCTGCTGACCGAGACGCGCTGCTTCCCCTCCTTTGACATCCACGACATCCACACAGTCGACGACGGTGTCCTGCGGCACTTGGGCACGTATCTGCCTGTGCACCACAC ACTCGGACGACCCGCGCAGGCCTTGAAGTCCGCAAATACGGAAAAGAGGCGTC GCCGTCTgcatctttttcttcttcctctccatCTTCCGCTacttccttttcttcttcctcttcttctccgccctcttcttcgtcttcttctccgccctcttcttcgtcttcttcttcgccctcttcttcgtcttcttctcgcctcttcttcgtcttcttctccgccctcttcttcgtcttcttctccgccctcttcttcgtcttcttctccgccctcttcttcgtcttcttctccgccctcttcttcgtcttcttctccgccctcttcttcgtcttcttctccgccctcttcttcgtcttcttctccgccctcttcttcgtcttcttctccgccctcttcttcgtcttcttctccgccctcttcttcgtcttcttctccgccctcttcttcgtcttcttctccgccctcttcttcgtcttcttctccgccctcttcttcgtcttcttctccgccctcttcttcgtcttcttctccgccctcttcttcgtcttcttctccgccctcttcttcgtcttcttctccgccctcttcttcgtcttcttctccgccctcttcttcgtcttcttctccgccctcttcttcgtcttctgctctgtcttctgcgcgttCTCCTTGGTCGTTCGTGGCGGCGCATTTCCTTGGCGTGGACCACGTCGGTCACAAGGCGGAAGTTCGAAGTCCGCTGATGAGCGCAAAGCTGCGACAGATGGATCGAGTCCTTCTCAACGTCTCGGCCcatctgctgcaggcgcaacgcgctgccgcagccgcctcaaGCGAgcgagggggcggcgccgacgccgagtcTACGGTCTCTTCCTCgcagtctctctccgcggcagaTCGCACACTCGTGATGATGATAGGAGACCATGGGATGACCGACGACGGCGCTCACGGCGGGCCGCTAAGTGAAGAA GTCGACGCGGCGCTTTTTGCGTTCTCCCTCTTGccgttttccttctcctctgcggacGTCGAGAGTCTGCTCggcgcttcgcttccgctgttcgcctcgccggcaCCCCGCTACATGCGGCACCACTCGGGTTTCGCACCCGATTCCCccccctcgtctgcgtcccctccttcctcccctccctcctcttcttcctcttcatctccctctccttctgcttcttctccatcgtctcgctcttcttattctgtctcttcttctccgatTTGGCCTCGTCGCATTCGGCAGGTCGATTGGACGTCGACTGTGGCGCTGCTCCTCGGCCTGCCGATtcccttctcttcgctcggcgcgctgATCCCAGACATCGTCCCGTCCCTTTCCTCCTTTGtgccggcgtgcgcggccgccgcgaccatgccctcgccttcgcctccgccgtcgtctgccctcgccttccgGTGCAGTGACTTGCTCTAcgtggcgcagctgcaccACGTGGTGGCgtgggcgcagcggcgcgcgatcgACGCgtacgcggaggcggcaggctgcgcgtctgtcgtggaggcgcaggacgtccgccgcgcctggcagcgcctcgcggtgcTTTTCGACCGCCTCCAGGCTCtggtcgcgcgcctcccgcaggcgttccgcgcgcgcctctccatgacgccggcggaggacgcggaggccgcggcgtcgcagcgagCAAgcgaagatgaagaggacggtctggcggcagacgagaagaaaggagCGGAGACCgcaacgccgccgcgagaaCCGTCGTCGCCTCTATCCCCGAACGAAGGCTGCCCTACCctgtcctcgtcgtccgcacctccctctgcaggcgaTTTTGCCTCTCTGGAGGCACTCCTCGAGGAGatcgcctccgtcgccgcgtcgtatacggcggcgtgtgcggccttctcgcgcgcggtaTTCGCGGCGAGCAAGCTGCAGTTCTCCACGTTTGATGAGGCCTCGATCTTTCTCGGCGTGGCGCTttgcgcgggcgccgtgctgctccttctcgcgctcatgcgcctggcgcccagacgacgcagctgcgcggaggccgaagTCGCAcgcccctccgcgcggctgacgccgccagcgcttGGCGAGACGGCTCCCCTGGGAGGCGCGAGGTTCCACTCCCCCGCTGAGCAAGCGGGagaggctgcatgcgccgcggagcctccGAAGAGCGCAGCCACTTGCGACTTCAACGCCGACACAGACacggaagaaaaggagacacAGGAAGGCGATTCGACGCCCGAAGAGGCACAAACGGCGAGCCTcccccctgcggcgcgtcctcaggctctccgccgccaggaATTCGGCGGCGCAAGCCCCGTGATTCGCGCGGAGCCTCAGTTTTTTAGCCCTACGGGGCCGTTCACGATTTGTTTCATTCTCTCGAGaaaggccgcggacgcgttCGGCTCCTTCGCGGTCGGACCGCTGCTCGCGATTTTCCTCTTTAGCGATTGCTactgcatgcgcgagcaCGCCGCagttcgctttcttctctgcctgtcggtcctcttcgtcttcgccagtctctgcttcctcgcgcagacgcacgcgggCGAACGTGTGggcgagcggagaaggcgcgcagcctgcgagagggagactgcgaagagaagaaactCTGTGTCGCAGAAGGGAGCTGCATCGGCTAAAGGacaagcagacgaagcgaggAGCGAGGTCGCGGACGCGAATCAAGCCAGAaacctccgcggcgcagcggagtcACGGCATGCCCACGATGCGGAGAAGGATGCCGAGATCGAAGAAGCGGAACGTTgggcagagaggaaagaagaaagaaaggcTACCCGCGCGGCCCTAGTCAG GGCTCTTTTGCTTCTGGTGCTTCTTCGCACTGACGCGCTCTGCGACCCTGTGGAGGCGCTCCCAGgcgagcaggccgcgcccgTCATCCTCGATTCCCCGCTGCTTTCGTCTTTCctcctttttctcgtttttgccttcctcgcgcctccgcgccttcgtaCTCCCTGCGACaactccgcggcgtctccttgcGGCCGTCCCCCTTATTCTTCTActcgtccttcttcttcttcgtttctctcctcgctggccttcggcgctcgcggcacgcctgcggcttctgcagcgGGCTTCCCACGCGCCTCGACGAGCTGTTTCAGACGGCGTGtggcgcgcgtcctcgagtCTCCCTTTGCGCTTCCGGCAGTCCTTCGAGATGTTCTGCTTCCCTGGGGGCTGTATGCTCAGTATGCGCTCCTCTCTATGTATTTtgtggcgcagctgcttgtcgcgtctgcgcagttcacccctccctccctctcgccgtcgcctgcggccgcggctccaTCCCTCCTGAGTAGTCTTTCGTCGGCTGTCTCGCACGCGTTCTACTTTTCTGAGCTGCCGTTTTTCTTGTCTTCCACGCATCTCCTTCCCAAAGTCCTCTCTCCGGTCTTTGCGATTCCggccctcgtcgtctccctcttccgatgtacgtacactgcgctcgaggcgggcgcgactTGGCTCGGGGTCGCGGGCGGGCTGGCAACAGGCTCTGCGggcgtgtctctgcttgACCGCGCTTTGAGCGGAGGCCTTGACCTGGGGAGATTGGCGTTCACTGCAGAGGGAAACCTCAGACTTCTTTACGCGCTCCACGCAGGCCCCTGTCTCGAGAGCCTCCAACCGACTGCGCAGACACTGCTGCTCGTTCTCCCGAGAtgcgtgttttttctctcgctgttcaCTTCGGTTTTCGCGATTGCTGGAGCACTCTCCGCAGTCGGGGCCGCCTCAGTTagaggaggaaacgagaCAGGAAACAAACGAAAACGAGGAGCCTTTGAAGTTGGGGAATGCGGCTGtccggcgtgcgcggcggcgcagctcgcgagTGCGGTGGTCgtcgggtgtacgtacaccttGATTTGCGCACTGCTTCCTGCGTTCGTTGCTCTCCTGGGGAATTCAAGGATGTTTccgctcttcctcgcgctcgcagaggcggcgctgcttctcgaTCTCCTTGTCACGGACTTTCGTCCTGTGCCGCCGAAACGTGCCCGCGTCTCGGGTGAGGccgcccctcctctctccatctccttctctccttcttcgccgttttcTTTCGCCTTCTTGGCGTCTTCTCCTCCACCATCTGGCGATCTTTCggctcctcttctcgcgggcGGGCAGCGTTCGCGGGCTGCGTGCGCTCCGTCTggtgcgtcgcctgcgtcttcgcctgccgcatcttcttccgcggcgtctctcgttcccgaaggcctcgccgcggcttctctcgttcttctcgccttccacGTTTTCTCGCTTACCGGCCACCGCATGACGTTCAACGACATCCCCGTGGATGCGGCTTTTGTTGGGCTCTCTTCGTTTCACGCGACGCTCTCGATCGTTCTCACGTTCCTCCACGTTTTCTTTCCTTTCCTCCTGCTTCCTCTACTTCTCGCACTCGTCCTCTTTCTTCGAACGGTGCCGCGGCTGGGGTCAAACGTGGCGTGCAGCGCGCCacgaggcgcgcatgcagactcagtggagcgaggaggaggcggctccgccgcaggcactTGCCCcgaaagccgcggcggagagcgacagacAGCGAGTCGCGCGGCAGTCTCCCGCGAAGAtcctgccgcagaggcgcctgcctgcgcggcggccatCGAGCGGCTTTTCAcccctgcgcgcgtcttcgtAGG agtcctcgtcttcgcggcggtGCGCCACGCATGCTCGATGCTTTCTCTtttcgcgctgcggcgtcacCTCATG GTCTGGTCTGTCTTCGCGCCCAAGTTCCTCTACGACATCCAAGGTCTCTTCACGGTGcatctcctcttctccctctgcgtggcGTTTTGCATTTTCATCGTTCGTGTGTGTCTCCATGCCTCGCAcgtcgaggcgagcgcgaggcaagCGAGGCTTGCCAAGTAG
- a CDS encoding divalent cation tolerance protein, CutA1 family protein (encoded by transcript BESB_061780) has protein sequence MYLKDVSCYSRAGHLLALRSCLVSCCFLVFSAAFCRVSCASLSSPSCASASPSRSPASLSAHAFASHLARASAGASLTSDRRSAASPQSLTPAGARADAAGELSHSLNRSAVSEERVPAMAQPQPDAGNAPDQIQVAYVTCKDKTQAEEVASKLVASRLAACVNIVPGITSVYEWEGKMQKDEEVLLIVKTRKEFAAELVAAVRQLHSYDVPEVVFLDVVGGNEPYLDWVRRNTQAKH, from the exons ATGTACCTCAAGGACGTCAGCTGCTACTCG cgTGCTGGgcatctcctcgcgctccgcaGTTGCCTTGTTTCGtgctgcttcctcgtcttctctgcggctttCTGTCGagtctcctgcgcgtcgctgtcttccCCCTCTTGTGCCAGcgcttcgccctctcgctcgcctgcgtccctctctgctcacgccttcgcgtcgcacctagctcgcgcgtccgcaggcgcctccctcACCTCcgaccgccgcagcgccgcttcgcctcagAGCCTgacgcccgcgggcgcgcgcgcagacgcagctggcGAGCTCAGCCACAGCCTCAATCGGTCAGCCGTCTCTGAGGAGAGGGTGCCCGCCatggcgcagccgcagccggacGCGGGGAACGCGCCTGATCAGATTCAGGTCGCGTATGTCACCTGCAAAGACAAGACGCAGGCCGAAGAG GTCGCCTCCAAGCtggtcgcctctcgcctggCCGCGTGCGTGAACATCGTGCCGGGCATCACGAGCGTCTACGAGTGGGAAGGCAAGATGCAG AAAGACGAGGAAGTCCTTCTCATCGTCAAGACGCGAAAAGAGTTCGCGGCCGAGTTGGTTGCCGCCGTCCGGCAGCTGCACTCTTACGACGTTCCGGAG GTGGTCTTCCTCGACGTGGTCGGCGGCAACGAG CCCTACCTCGACTGGGTGCGGCGCAACACGCAAGCGAAGCACTGA
- a CDS encoding hypothetical protein (encoded by transcript BESB_061790): protein MQSAQSQITSPQPSSGSPRAAAEHVSLESPRTTLLTPTSGSGLKQRIRELETIIDSELKSLHREVQMYLNQKVVQTSTCEALVEDAKRDLVDCLERSKMELKEFFVQQRSENLRLHDLVKTLRDENALLQQTQLQLQHRLQALEEDVGQ, encoded by the exons ATGCAATCAGCGCAATCCCAGATCACCTCACCGCAGCCGTCGTCGGGTTccccgcgagccgcggctgagCATGTGTCTCTAGAGTCTCCTCGAACGACGTTACTCACTCCGACGAGCGGTTCAGGACTGAAACAGAGAATTCGGGAGCTCGAAACCATCATCGACTCGGAGCTAAAGTCTCTGCATCGCGAAGTCCAGATGTACCTCAACCAGAAAGTCGTTCAA ACCAGCACGTGCGAGGCGCTTGTGGAGGATGCAAAGCGAGATCTCGTGGACTGCCTGGAGCGCTCAAAGATGGAACTGAAAGAGTTCTTCGTTCAGCAGCGGAGTGAAAACCTGCGTCTCCATGACCTCGTCAAAACACTGCGCGATGAGAATGCGCTGCTGCAacagacgcagctgcagctccagCACCGCTTGCAGGCCCTCGAGGAAGACGTGGGACAGTGA
- a CDS encoding putative adenylate kinase (encoded by transcript BESB_061800): MAAPQKNGVDLENVATVELLEELKRRYACLAKPEGRYIFVGAPGSGKGTQSLKLKKSHCLCHLSTGDMLREAVAMGTEYGKQAKAKMDAGELVSDDIVLGMIDEKLKTPECRRGFIMDGFPRNVSQANGLDNLLKKNNQKLDGVLYFDVPDDVLVERVCGRRVHLPSGRVYHVNYHPPKVAGLDDVTGEPLHHRKDDNEATLKKRLAVFHKDTVPVIEHYAKLGMLYKMDASKESTAVTKEMYDFVGKHHKSFFG, from the exons ATGGCTGCGCCGCAAAAGAATGGCGTCGATCTCGAAAATGTCGCGACCGTCGAGCTCCTGGAGGAGCTGAAGAGACGGTATGCGTGCTTGGCGAAGCCTGAAGGCCGCTACATCTTTGTCGGCGCGCCCGGCTCGGGCAAGGGAACTCAGAGTTTGAAACTGAAGAAAAGCCACTGCCTCTGCCACCTGAGCACCGGTGACATGCTCCGTGAGGCCGTCGCCATGGGCACGGAATACGGCAAGCAG GCGAAGGCCAAGATGGATGCTGGCGAGCTCGTCAGCGACGACATCGTTCTCGGCATGATCGACGAGAAGCTGAAGACTCCAGAGTGCCGGCGCGGCTTCATCATGGACGGCTTCCCGCGCAACGTCTCGCAGGCCAACGGA CTTGACAATCTCCTGAAGAAGAACAACCAGAAGCTGGATGGCGTCCTCTACTTTGATGTCCCTGATGACGTCCTTGTCGAGCGCGTGtgcggtcgccgcgtccACCTGCCGTCCGGTCGCGTCTACCACGTCAACTATCACCCCCCCAAGGTCGCGGGCCTCGATGAC GTCACTGGAGAGCCCCTCCACCACAGAAAGGACGACAACGAAGcgacgctgaagaagcgcctGGCTGTCTTCCATAAGGACACGGTCCCCGTGATCGAGCACTACGCGAAGTTGGGTATGCTGTACAAGATGGACGCCTCGAAGGAGTCGACGGCTGTCACGAAGGAGATGTACGACTTTGTCGGCAAGCACCACAAGTCGTTCTTCGGTTAA